In Chloracidobacterium sp., the following proteins share a genomic window:
- a CDS encoding site-specific DNA-methyltransferase has product MKETYGTEVNGWRNRIYWGDNLQVMSHLLKEFRGKVNLIYIDPPFDSKADYKKKIELRGQAISNDQNAFEEKQYTDIWTNDEYLQFMYERLVLLRELLADDGSIFVHCDWHKNHFLRIILDEVFGSESFRNEITWHYYNKMQGNINRFASNHDTILFYSKATKFTFNKIQEKRDATTKQIKRVWDKASKKLVNAKGDDGKVIYIETDDKTVDDVWRLSMLQPADRTENLFYPTQKPESVVERIIEAASNPGDLVFDCFMGSGTAQAVSMRLGRKFIGADINLGALQTTTKRLISLADELSQELEVTDEPIFKGFEVYNVNHYDVFRNPAQAKELLLESLEIQPLPVSLVWDGEKDGRLVKIMPVNRLATRADLNELIANFDYKSAEQKQNENPNKVVEKILLVCMGHEPDLAAQLKLALAPFKVDVEVVDILRDRSKLEFKRDSEAKISATETELVIEKFYPMNLLQKLSLFKENVEDWRELVESVMIDFNYDGAIFQPTMLDIPEKKELVTGKYEIPADAGNIRVKITDLLSESLEVDA; this is encoded by the coding sequence TTGAAGGAAACTTACGGAACTGAGGTGAATGGCTGGCGTAACCGAATCTACTGGGGTGACAACCTTCAGGTGATGTCGCACCTGCTAAAAGAGTTTCGCGGCAAGGTCAATCTTATCTATATCGATCCACCTTTTGATTCCAAGGCCGACTACAAGAAAAAGATTGAGCTTCGAGGTCAGGCAATATCGAATGATCAGAATGCATTTGAAGAGAAGCAGTACACGGATATATGGACAAACGATGAATATCTTCAGTTCATGTACGAAAGACTCGTTCTTTTACGGGAGCTTCTTGCAGATGACGGATCAATTTTCGTTCATTGCGACTGGCATAAGAATCATTTTCTGCGCATCATTTTGGACGAAGTCTTCGGCAGTGAATCGTTCAGAAATGAGATCACTTGGCATTACTACAACAAGATGCAAGGAAATATTAACCGTTTTGCCTCGAATCACGACACAATACTTTTCTACTCGAAAGCCACTAAGTTCACGTTCAATAAGATTCAGGAAAAGAGAGACGCAACAACCAAGCAAATCAAGCGTGTTTGGGACAAGGCATCGAAAAAATTAGTCAACGCAAAGGGAGATGACGGAAAGGTCATTTACATTGAAACGGATGATAAAACTGTTGACGATGTCTGGAGGCTTTCAATGCTTCAGCCCGCTGACCGTACCGAGAATTTGTTCTATCCCACCCAGAAACCTGAGTCAGTTGTTGAACGGATAATAGAGGCAGCCTCAAATCCCGGTGATTTAGTATTTGACTGTTTTATGGGGAGTGGGACCGCCCAAGCTGTTTCTATGAGACTGGGCCGGAAATTCATTGGTGCAGACATAAATCTGGGTGCTCTTCAAACAACGACAAAGAGACTAATTTCTTTAGCCGACGAGTTGTCACAAGAATTGGAGGTGACCGACGAACCGATATTTAAGGGATTCGAGGTTTACAATGTTAACCACTACGACGTTTTCCGAAATCCGGCGCAGGCAAAGGAACTTTTGCTTGAATCATTAGAAATCCAACCTTTGCCGGTGTCACTTGTCTGGGACGGTGAAAAAGATGGCCGCTTGGTAAAGATCATGCCCGTGAACCGGCTCGCAACTCGGGCGGACCTGAATGAGTTGATCGCCAATTTTGACTACAAATCAGCCGAACAGAAGCAGAACGAAAATCCGAACAAGGTTGTTGAGAAAATTCTGCTTGTCTGCATGGGACACGAACCCGACCTGGCGGCACAGCTTAAATTGGCCCTAGCACCGTTTAAAGTTGACGTTGAAGTGGTTGATATCCTCCGCGATCGTTCGAAACTCGAATTCAAACGCGATTCAGAAGCAAAGATCTCAGCAACGGAGACCGAACTGGTCATCGAGAAATTCTATCCGATGAACCTGCTGCAAAAGCTCTCGCTGTTCAAGGAGAACGTCGAAGATTGGCGCGAGTTGGTCGAATCGGTAATGATCGATTTCAACTACGACGGAGCTATCTTTCAACCCACGATGCTCGACATTCCGGAGAAAAAGGAACTCGTCACCGGCAAATACGAGATCCCAGCCGACGCAGGCAACATCCGCGTAAAAATAACCGACCTCCTAAGCGAATCGCTGGAGGTCGATGCCTAG